GACGATATGGGGCTCGGGGCGATCGAGGCCATCGAGGCCGCGGGCAAAAAGCCCGGCGAGGACATCAAGATCATCACCGTGGACGCCGTCAGGGACGGGATGCAGGCCCTGGCCGACGGCAAGATCAACTTCATTGTGGAGTGCAACCCGCTGCTCGGCGATCAGCTCATGGAGCTGGCGAAGAAGATCGTCGCGGGCGAGGAGGTGCCCAAGCGGGTCCTCGTCGAGGAGGACACCTTCACCCGGGAGGAAGCCGCCGAGGTGCTGCCCGATCGGCAGTACTGACGCCAGTCCGCGCTTTCGGCGCCGCCATCCCCGTCTTCCCACGGACGGGGACGGCACTTTCCCCGCACCCCGAGTCAACGAAGGCGAGCCATGACCGAGACGAACGCGGCATCCGGACCGTCCGCGACTCTGATCGTCGACATGCGCGGTATCACCGTGGAGTTTCCCGGCGTGAAGGCGCTCCAGGGGGTCGATTTCCGTCTGTTCGGCGGCGAGGTCCACGCCTTGTTGGGCGAGAACGGTGCGGGTAAGTCTACTTTGATCAAAGCGTTGACGGGGGTGTACTCCGTCGACGCGGGCGAGATTCGGCTCGACGGGAAACGAGTGTCGTTCTCCGGTCCCGCCGAGGCTCAGCACGCGGGGATCGGCACCGTGTACCAGGAGGTCAACCTCTGCCCGAACTTGACGGTGGCCGAGAACATCCTCCTCGGTCGGGAACCGCGCACCCGCGGCGCGATCGACACCCGCGCCACCCGCGCCCGCGCGAGGGAACTGCTGCACCGCATGGGCCTGAGCATCGACCCCGACTCGGTGTTGTCGAGCCATCCCCTCGCCGTGCAGCAACTCGTGGCGATCGCCCGCGCCGTCGCGGTGGACGTCCGGGTGCTGGTGCTCGACGAGCCCACGTCGAGCCTCGACGCCGACGAGGTCGCCGAGTTGTTCCGCATCATCCGCCTGTTGCGGGACCGGGGCGTGGCGATCCTGTTCGTCTCGCACTTCCTCGACCAAGTCTATGAGATCTCCGACCGGATGACCGTGTTGCGCAACGGCATGTTGGTGGGCGAGTACCCGACACGACAGCTCGACCGGCTCGGCCTGGTGTCCGCCATGCTCGGGCGGGAACTCAGCACCTTGGAACGGATCGAACACCAAGCGTCCGAGCACCAAGCCCACCGCGACACCACCGCTCCCCCGCTGTTGCGCGCGACGCGGCTCGGGCGCAAGGGCGCCATCGAGCCGTTCGACCTGGAGATCAGGGCTGGCGAGGTGGTGGGGCTGGCCGGGTTGCTGGGCTCGGGACGCACCGAGTTGGCCCGGCTGCTCTTCGGCGCCGACCGCGCGGACTCCGGCCGGGTCGAGATCGACGGGAAGCCGGTGGCTCTCCGCAATCCGCGCGCGGCGATCGCACGGGGCATCGCGTTTTGCTCCGAGGACCGCAAGGGCGAGGGCGTGGTGGCCGACCTGAGCGTCAGGGAGAACCTCGTCCTCGCCATGCAGGCCGCCCGTGGCTGGGCGAGACCCGTCCCGCGCCGCACCGTCGACGATCTCGTCGAACGCTACCTGGAGATGCTCGACGTCCGCCCGCGTGATCCGGAGATCCCGGTCGGCAACCTCTCCGGGGGAAACCAGCAGAAGGTGCTTCTCGCGCGCTGGCTGGTCACCGAGCCCCGGCTGCTGATCCTCGACGAGCCCACACGGGGGATCGACGTGGGCGCCAAGGCGCAGATCCAGAAGCTGGTCACCGATCTCGCCGCCGAGGGACTCGCGATCCTGTTCGTCTCGGCGGAGTTGGAGGAGGTCGTCCGGATCAGCGACCGCGTGGTGGTGCTGCGAGACCGTCGCAAGATCGCCGAACTGGACCATCCGAACATCACCGTGGACGAGATCATGGAGTTGATCGCCCGCGGCGGTGCCGACCGAGAGGAGCGAGCCGCCTCATGACGGGTCGCACCACGGGCGTCGCGGCCCGCATCAGACGAAGCGCTCTCGTGTGGCCGTTGCTGGCGCTGGCGGCCCTGCTCGTGCTGAACGTCGTTGTCACGCCGTCGTTCCTCACCATCCGGCTCCAGGACGGGCACCTCTACGGCAGCCTGATCGACATCCTCAAAAACGGCGCGCCGACGTTGCTGATCGCGCTCGGCATGACGCTCGTCATCGCCACACGGGGCATCGACCTGTCGGTGGGGGCCGTGGTCGCCATCGCGGGGTCGGTCGCATGCACCTCCATCGCCGAGGCGAACGACCCGAACAGCGCGTCCACCGCGTTGCTCGCGATGGCTCTCGCCCTCGGCCTGTGTCTCGTGCTGGGCGCGTGGAACGGGTTCCTGGTGGCCGTACTCGGCATCCAGCCCATCATCGCCACGCTGGTGCTCATGACGGCGGGGCGCGGGGTGGCCATGCTGATCACCGACGGCCAGATCGTGACCGTCAACAACGACACCTACGCCGCCGTGGGCGCGGGTTTCCTCGTGCTCCCCGTGGCGATCCTCATCAGTCTCGGGGTCTTCGTCCTCGTGGCCGTGCTGACCCGCAAAACGGCGCTCGGCATGCTCATCGAGGCGGTGGGCATCAATCCCACGGCTAGCAGGCTCGCCGGGGTGCGTTCCCGCGTCATCGTGTGGACAGTGTACGTCTTCGCAGCCCTGTGCGCGGGTGTGGCGGGACTGATGATCAGTTCGAACGTGAGCGCGGCGGACGCCAACAACGCGGGGTTGTGGATCGAACTCGACGCCATCCTGGCGGTCGTCATCGGCGGCACCGCGTTGTCGGGCGGTCGCTACTCCCTCACCGGAACCCTCGTCGGGGCCCTGCTGATCCAGACCCTGACCACCACCGTCTACACGATAGGCATCCCTTCCGAGGTCACTCTCGTGTTCAAGGCTGTCGTGGTGATCGCTGTGTGCCTGATCCAGTCGCCGAAGGCGAGGGCGTTGCTGCGACGGCGGCGCTCCCCCGCCGCGCCCGGTCCGCGGCACGCCTCGGTCACCGACACCGTCCCGAGTCCGGAAGTGGGGCAGCGATGACGACGAACTCCCCCGCCCGCACCTCGTCCTCGGACACCGGCACGCCGACCGAGCGCCGGCGGCTCGCGGTGCCGTCGCGTTTCGTTCCGCTGCTCACCACGTTCGCGTTGTTCCTCGCCACCTTCGGCGTCGGAGCGGTGCGTTACGACGGGTTCGCCTCCGGTCAGGTGGTGGCGAACCTGTTCGTCGACAACGCCTTTCTCATCGTGCTCGCGGTGGGGATGACGTTCGTGATCCTGACGGGTGGCATCGACCTGTCCGTGGGGTCGGTCGTCGCGCTGTCCACCATGATCACGGCAGCGACGCTGCGGGCGGGTTGGCCCACTCCGCTCACGATCGTCACCGTGCTCGTGACGGGCGCGGGTTTCGGGCTGCTGATGGGGCTGGTGATCCAGCGGTTCGACGTCCAGCCGTTCATCGCGACGCTCGCGGG
The window above is part of the Saccharomonospora glauca K62 genome. Proteins encoded here:
- a CDS encoding ABC transporter permease, with amino-acid sequence MTGRTTGVAARIRRSALVWPLLALAALLVLNVVVTPSFLTIRLQDGHLYGSLIDILKNGAPTLLIALGMTLVIATRGIDLSVGAVVAIAGSVACTSIAEANDPNSASTALLAMALALGLCLVLGAWNGFLVAVLGIQPIIATLVLMTAGRGVAMLITDGQIVTVNNDTYAAVGAGFLVLPVAILISLGVFVLVAVLTRKTALGMLIEAVGINPTASRLAGVRSRVIVWTVYVFAALCAGVAGLMISSNVSAADANNAGLWIELDAILAVVIGGTALSGGRYSLTGTLVGALLIQTLTTTVYTIGIPSEVTLVFKAVVVIAVCLIQSPKARALLRRRRSPAAPGPRHASVTDTVPSPEVGQR
- a CDS encoding sugar ABC transporter ATP-binding protein; its protein translation is MTETNAASGPSATLIVDMRGITVEFPGVKALQGVDFRLFGGEVHALLGENGAGKSTLIKALTGVYSVDAGEIRLDGKRVSFSGPAEAQHAGIGTVYQEVNLCPNLTVAENILLGREPRTRGAIDTRATRARARELLHRMGLSIDPDSVLSSHPLAVQQLVAIARAVAVDVRVLVLDEPTSSLDADEVAELFRIIRLLRDRGVAILFVSHFLDQVYEISDRMTVLRNGMLVGEYPTRQLDRLGLVSAMLGRELSTLERIEHQASEHQAHRDTTAPPLLRATRLGRKGAIEPFDLEIRAGEVVGLAGLLGSGRTELARLLFGADRADSGRVEIDGKPVALRNPRAAIARGIAFCSEDRKGEGVVADLSVRENLVLAMQAARGWARPVPRRTVDDLVERYLEMLDVRPRDPEIPVGNLSGGNQQKVLLARWLVTEPRLLILDEPTRGIDVGAKAQIQKLVTDLAAEGLAILFVSAELEEVVRISDRVVVLRDRRKIAELDHPNITVDEIMELIARGGADREERAAS